Within Xiphias gladius isolate SHS-SW01 ecotype Sanya breed wild chromosome 5, ASM1685928v1, whole genome shotgun sequence, the genomic segment TTGAGGGGGCACAAAACTGCTAAAGAAAAACATCCTAATATATTCATGAatagtgtattttatttgtaaatctTGTTTATAATGTTTAGTGTCGTTTTAAGACGGGAGTGTGTACTTTATctattttgctgcttttatgtCACTTGTAATTCTGATGTGATATCATGGTCCACTGTCCCATTTTCCACgctactatttttttttttttaagaagttcACTAGGCTCCTCACTACTTCacactcagaaaaaaaggaaaatacaaataaaaatctgtttgtaaCATGATGTACTTTGTGCCTTAATCCGGTAAATTACTAAACAGCACAATGACAAAATCGGATATTGAAATTGTGcatgtttaaaggaatagttcgacattttgagatatttgttttcttgccgaCAGACTTGAAAcggctctgtccaaaaatatatttttaaaatccgtACAAATGCCGACGTGTAAAAATAtgaagttttggttttacgggGGTTATGTGCTTCCAGCTTGTCGTGCTGAGCTAACTGTCTGCTAGCCACAGGACATATCTACTGTACAGACAcgaaagtggtatcaatcttcttatgTAACtcagaaagtgaataaatgtatttcccatgATATCAATCcacaatttatttgaaataatctcaacaaaactaaaatgctttatgaaaacttttattttaggCTTAGATTATCACATGCAAACACCACTCTATCCACAGGCAGAGAGGGTGAGAAAGCCCTAGTACATTTCAGTAGAAAGGGAAaccattactttttttttttattaaaacataatgGCTCTGGAAAGACTGGTGCTATTGCAGATGCAAACCTTTGTAAATAGGATATATTATTCTATATTAATAATACATGGAAATGCaattaaaatattgcattttaattatCTGAACTGTACAAGTATTGTATATAATTTGTACAGATCTCACTGCTTCGCAAACAATTCATGATTACTGATCACTCTGACAAAATCTTTCCACAATAGTCATACAAACATATTACATCACACACTTAAATTATACAACAGAGATAGCGTaaacaacacagagagggaCAAGTGGTGTGTGTTAATAAACAGACAGCTGAGTGGAAAACGAGGCTATCAGATGGAGATTCTCACCATGTTCATTTGGTCCACCGCTATAAACAGTAATGCTACAATATGTGAATGTATGAAATCATAATGCCACCTATGAATGTACCTATGATGTCGAGGCACTTTTTCTATTTGGGAACACTTAAGTGGAGGCTCAATCGGATCGACTCGGTGTAAAGCACAGACTGATATGCTGTACAGGACAGGGGATGAGAACACAACGAGAACCTTGTCTAACCTCTAAACAACATTGAGCAGTCACTTAAAACATAAACCTCACTTGCACGGTAATGCCGCCTACTGTCgctaaaatcaataaatattaacTTATTCTCACAATTAAAAAGAATCCCACGTGTCAATATATTATTACATTCATTCCCTCCCTTCTAAACTACAGTTATTACAACATTTTATTATAGCAGCATTGCCTGGGCAACTAATGAAAGTGAATTGTGAGAATTTATAACCACATCAAGCATTATgctcaaaacaacaaagtatCAGGCCCATTTTTGGTgcccagaagaagaaaaaaaaaaaaaaaagcctttgttaTGGAAATAATTGAAAAGCTTCAGTAGTTTGTCTATAAACACAATGACAATATCCCAACTGTAAATTTTCCCTCTCAACACAAACCGTTtcttacacagaaaaaaaaaaaaaaaaagattccagtACAGTGGTGTCATCTTGATAAGGTTGTATAATCACAGGCTCCGAGCTCATacattcatatttctttttgattCCACATCCACAGTACAACACACTTGAGAGTAATCTTCCTCTCACTAGTTAGTTACTCTAGGTGCCTCCTTCATAGTGCAAAAGCAAATTACTGGGCTGTGGGTCTAAgcagaaagggggggggggtgttacaGCCATTAGCAGCCCAACCAAAGACATTTAGAGGACTCGTTATCTTCTGTGTCCATGGGTGTGTGGATGTAAGCAGGCTCAGTTGATTTGTCtgccaaagaagaagaaaatcaagGAGTTTAATTGTGTACTGCATGAAAACGGTGGTGCATTGCAACAATGTTAAACTCCatagtcatttttatatttttctgtacaagaataccttctcctcctctgcaagTACAGGCGGATAAGCCACTGCACCACAAATGGCCATATCACAGCGAAGGCCAAACTGGTTGGAGAAATTTCCAAAGGCCACCAGGATGgcctctggggggggggtgttaatGACAACAACATTAGTTCAAATGAAACTGGCTCATTATAAACGTTTTAATGATGTTTGAAATCATCGTAGTCCCTGCTGATGATCATAAAACGTTAACTTAGCTGAGGCATGTTCATACAAAAAAGGGCAAGATCAATCTAAAACCCTGAGAATGTACTTTAAATTGTTTACCTGACTCCTCTTAGTCACTGGGGGTGATGCATAAGTAGGAGACAGAGCCACTGATCTTGCCTgcagaaagggaaagggaaagggaaagtaACCACCATCAACATATGAGTGCTACTGAGTCAAAGTACAATCcccttcttcatcttctctcctTAAAAAGCCTCATCTACACGCCAGAAATCTAACTTGGCAGGATCAGTGTACATTTTTTACACTGGTTACTGTCTAACTGCCATGTTAGGTTTGATTTACTTTGAATTCACTTATGGCAATATGATCAGAATAAGCGGTTTCCTAAACTGTTCGCAACAAGACAAACCCCAAGAAAACAGTCACTTTTCAGAGGGTGGAGCAAAAAAGACTTTAATCATAAGGcaataagtgttttttttgtctcagtcaCCTTCCATCCCCCAGTGTTTACTCGAGTGTTTACACTGGAACAAGAGTAACTGGATGACTTCGATGCCTTTGTTATCACCTAACAaatatgcctttttttccttctggtTCATTAACCCTTTCATGTGATTGGTCAGTGAATGAGGAAGCAGTGAATGAGAGGACAGACCTGACTCGCAGTTAGAGCCTCCAGGGTATGCAGCCTCTCCAGGACGCTCTGCATGTCCTCCTGCAGTCGGGCCAATGCCACAACTATCTGCTCATTCAGGCTCCCTACAGGTGTTACTCCTCCTCCCCAGTGGCCCCCGTCCCCATCTCCACCACTGTGCATGGGCACCATAGCTCCAGAGCTGTGGCGTTGAGACCTGGAGccttgcaaacacacagattaCAAGACAGAAGATTTAAACATCTCGAAAAACATGTGTTTGAAGAGCAGTTTCATACATTGTTGGGGTGGATAGTAAGCtctgaaatcatttaaatgaaatttccctgcaaaaaaaaggaaaccataTATGGTTGCCCTCTGGAGTTCTTCATATGTGCAGACCAAGGTTCTTGGAGTATAAATGCCCTGTAAGAGCAACCTTACCTTTACCTCCTCTGACCAAGGAGCTGTCTGGCATGTCTGCGTTCAGACTCTGTCTCTGTGACATTGTCCCACCGgtctctccatcttctcctccacaCCTTTTGACCTTTGGTGGACCTTCAACATCCTCCTCGATCTCCTGTGTTGCCTCTATAGGCTGCAGCATGAGATTCTGCTCTTCATCCAGGTTATCCAGAGAGCGGTTATGCTCCGGGCTCTGGAGAAGATGCACATTAGAGATGAATCAATGATGGACTAGTTTACTAAACGTAatctatatttgtgtgttttcctgaaGTTGTTACTTACCTCTTCCTGGCCAAACTGGTCCACAGAATCACAGTAGACCTCACTGTCCGAGTCACTGGCCAGGTGATTGGGACCAGACACATCGGCACTTGGATCTGAGATCAGCACAAAGGGCACagaaaaagggaacaaaaaaaGCTCAGACTCTCcctgcattttaatttaaaataaactgcgCTGTAATTAACAGAGTGACATTGGGGACGGCAGCGTTCACTTAATTTTGGGGCTTTGTGCTCCATTTCAGCAGAGGCATTCATTTACTCCATTAAAACTGTCCCAGCAGCAGCTAATGTGTAAAGTATGTAAAGATTTGGTGTCTGCTGAGTTGCCACAGCTCCGGCAGTGAAGCTTAGCAGATTATCTGATCACACGGTGGACTGACACACAAGCACCGGCAGTAACAGGCAGTGGGCGAGGTGCGTTCACAGTGACCATTTTGAAGCAATTCATGCACATGCTGTGAGTGCAAACAGAAGGGGACATTCATAAatgcaagatttttttccccccaccagAATGGGACAGTTTGTTTTCCTTACTTGCATGGTGACCATTGAGCAGAGGCTCGCTGACTGAACCCTCCTGGGAGTCAACACTGTTCAGACTCCCATTGGTCAGATGGGGGACTCCGTTAGCCACTTTACCATTTGACAGGGGAACTTTGTGTCTCCTGGATGAACCCTTTTTCTTTGGCTGTGAAGCTGCTGATTTCCTGTctgaaatttagaaaaaaaaaaaaaaaaaaaaaaaatctaaaccaaCTTGACACTCACAAGCCCTTCAAAATtaggtaggttttttttttttttagaactgtattaCCTTTTCTCATCTCCCTTCTCGctacttcttcctcctcttcctcgtcggcctcctcctcttcttgtgCTTCGTCGTCTGACCGTTCCTTCGCTTCGTTGGATTTGAGCTTGGCAGGCCGAGTCTCCAGAGTGCCGTTCATTTCCATGGTTCTGACGATGCTCTTTGCGACACTCTTCGAATGCACCGAATTCAGCATTGTACCAAACcctgtgaaacaaaatggaacTTATTACAAGCTCATAATACTAAAAGACAATGCTTACTATAAAGGATAATGACACTTTCTCTAGCTCTCATTACGATTAAATCAAAGCAACCTTGTCAGAGTTTACATGAGGTTAAGAAATCGCAAATTTAAAGTCAATGTCAACCAAGCAGATGGCTGTTTGGGAACAAACTCCTCGTGTACTTAAGGTTCTGCAAATTAAAGCAGAGGATAAAATTTTTAGTTACTCGACTTGGATTTATCGGTTTCAAATGTCAATGTCCATTTCTGATAGCAAAAGAAACCTTGATTGTGCTTAGCCACACGTTCTGTCCCACTTACGAAGCACACAGAACACGACTGCTAATAAGCACTAAAAGCATCTGGGCTACGACACCACACTAATACTATACTATACCACCAGACTCATATTTTCACAGTAATGTACTTGCCTTCCAGCTGCCTAGCAAACTGTGTCAAACGGGCTGAGCGTATGACAAGAGGCATATTATAAAAAGGTTAAGTTCCACATGCTGTTTTTTGACATCACAAACAAAGTGAAAGGTGGAAGAGTTCCACCTGGTGAGTCGATCCTACCCGTGCTCAGGTCTGATATCTGCGTgatctttttcttctcttcgaCCAGCTCGTAGAACGGGCCGAGGACGCGCAAGAGCTCCTCCACCTCACCTGTCATGGGCATGCCCTCCAGGATCTGAGCGTCGAATACAGAAACAAAATCCAATTTCAATTTTACAACACGTTAAAGAAAGGTTTGACTTTAAGATTAAATTGCTAGTAGTCAATAGAACAGTAACAtcctccattaaaaaaaaaggaactttatAGGAGAAAACATACCAGTTTCATTTCATCAACATAGGCTGCCATTGCTTCATCTTTTGACATATCTCCAAGAGAATCCCATGCGTCCCTGATTAATGaaagttaccaaaaaaaatgcattattatatcaattttcacattaaaaaggcaaaaccCTGCTTAGTGTAAATAATCTATGCcattaaatttagtttttgtgcAAGTTTTCAACTTTGTCAATAAAGTGAGTTTATTTTTGGTCAGTGTGCTATTTGTTAGCTGGGGGTCAAAGACTGACAGGAACGTGACCATTTATTAGTGAGAGTGTCTCTCTTGCAACTGGGAGCATGAGAGAGACCGTCCAGCCTAGTGGGGTAAGAGGTCAAATTCCAAGTTGCATTTCTATGTGTGCCGAGTCCAGAGATCACCTAGCATGACATGAGACTGAACAGACGGAGTAGCGCCAGggcagaaaaacacagctgagaaAATTTACTCTGTTCTTGCTTTGCACAGTGAGGTCAAAGTgggcaaaaaaaagcaacatctTGTGCACAGTGCACAAGTCAAATACTGTTTCAATTTCCAGATTTTTATTCCACAATTTGCCTTTAAGTCTCTGTACAACTCGTGCTCGTCATCTTGCACTTGAAGGAAAACTATTATTCAAAGTGACAAATATCAAAACCTCAGGagaataatcaaattaaatactGCCATACTATTTTCCCCATTTGATATCCAAAATAACATACTGACTGACTGCACAGTTCCTTCTCTTATTACCATTTTGCTTTGCCAACTGCGTCCCAGAAGCCCGGCCGGGGTATGTTGCACGCTCCCACAGTTGCTTGTTTATAATAACTGTAGAACTTGAGCATCATGTCATTGGAGGGCTGAAAGGGACCTGAGAGACAGGAGCTTGAGTTATAAACAGGGAATTTAGCACCGCAGAATGTGCAAAGCAGCTGATTGCAAAGTCCTACTCTCTTACATATCTGTGAGGCCTCGGAGACAAGACAAGGCTTTCAAAAGTGGCTACTATGATAATGCATTAAGTTGTAGACTGCTGGAGGGTAAAGCGTCTGCACTGTGCTCTGCAACACAAGTGGATTAAGCCTTTTAAATCGCACAAGATCTAAGGCGGACCAAGCTGTTGCCCTGCGCCTGACCAGGACTGACACAATTCCGTTTGGACCCTGTGCTGCAGTCCTGGGTTGAACTGGTTAAACCGGCGCGAACGACACATCGCTTACCATCCGGGGGTAAACTCTTGATCACTTTCACGGCGGCTTCAAACCTCAGCTGGGTCAAACGCCTTTCATCCTCCACTTTGACACTCTCCACCTCCATCGTGCCACGCCGTGACGGACGAAACCaaacctgcagacagacaataagttaaaacaacaacaacaacaacaacaacaacaaacaaacaacaccaCCACGGCAATATATGAAACGCCTATAAAAAGAAATGCTAAGAGCTGACTTCTATAATGGCAGTTATGCTCGCTCCTGATAACGAATTTAGGCCACAAATCCTCTCTTTGCAACGCCAATGCGACTAGCTAAACTTGTAAGTTACAGtatctacagtatgtcatgACCACCAACAGGACGGGTTTTT encodes:
- the acbd5a gene encoding acyl-CoA-binding domain-containing protein 5A, producing the protein MEVESVKVEDERRLTQLRFEAAVKVIKSLPPDGPFQPSNDMMLKFYSYYKQATVGACNIPRPGFWDAVGKAKWDAWDSLGDMSKDEAMAAYVDEMKLILEGMPMTGEVEELLRVLGPFYELVEEKKKITQISDLSTGFGTMLNSVHSKSVAKSIVRTMEMNGTLETRPAKLKSNEAKERSDDEAQEEEEADEEEEEEVARREMRKDRKSAASQPKKKGSSRRHKVPLSNGKVANGVPHLTNGSLNSVDSQEGSVSEPLLNGHHANPSADVSGPNHLASDSDSEVYCDSVDQFGQEESPEHNRSLDNLDEEQNLMLQPIEATQEIEEDVEGPPKVKRCGGEDGETGGTMSQRQSLNADMPDSSLVRGGKGSRSQRHSSGAMVPMHSGGDGDGGHWGGGVTPVGSLNEQIVVALARLQEDMQSVLERLHTLEALTASQARSVALSPTYASPPVTKRSQRPSWWPLEISPTSLAFAVIWPFVVQWLIRLYLQRRRRQIN